In Candidatus Nitronauta litoralis, one DNA window encodes the following:
- a CDS encoding DUF4411 family protein: MLYLLDANTLIDAKRDYYPIGSVPEFWEWLVFNGQQDNIKIPMEVYEEFSDTKDKDGKKDELAIWAEIPDVREALFFREEAEQDLVARITYGGYVANPTDDEISKIGRDPFLLSYALKDLENRCIVTTEVSKPKKQGANRKVPDVCKHFGIQCINNFQMFRKLNFNTNWRNFQNL, encoded by the coding sequence TTGTTATATCTCTTAGACGCAAACACACTGATAGACGCTAAGCGGGATTACTACCCAATAGGAAGTGTTCCCGAATTTTGGGAGTGGCTTGTCTTTAATGGTCAACAGGATAATATAAAAATTCCAATGGAGGTTTACGAAGAGTTTTCGGACACAAAAGATAAAGATGGAAAGAAAGACGAGCTTGCAATCTGGGCTGAGATACCAGATGTTCGGGAAGCACTGTTTTTTAGAGAAGAAGCAGAGCAAGATTTGGTAGCTCGTATTACCTATGGTGGCTATGTAGCCAATCCAACAGATGATGAAATTAGTAAAATTGGTCGCGATCCATTTCTATTATCTTATGCCCTGAAAGATTTAGAAAATCGTTGTATTGTTACCACCGAGGTATCAAAGCCTAAAAAACAGGGTGCGAACCGAAAAGTGCCAGATGTTTGTAAGCATTTTGGAATCCAATGCATCAATAATTTTCAAATGTTTAGAAAATTGAATTTCAACACCAATTGGCGAAATTTCCAGAACCTCTAA